Part of the Quercus lobata isolate SW786 chromosome 6, ValleyOak3.0 Primary Assembly, whole genome shotgun sequence genome, CAATTAGGTTCGGTggataataaaaatgatattaataggAATGTTCATGTAAAAGTAATAATATGTTAattatagtgattttttttttttttttctgttttcttgtcgatgaatagaaaattttattgacaaaacacaaatataCAGAGACTAAGCAGCAAATACAACATGGAGTTGCTCTAAATTAATTACATCCATAAAAGGGCTAGAAGCataatttgaacaaaataacTAGACAAATTTTTCCTAAGGCACTAGGAAGCTAGAACATGGGCTACTTTGTTTGATTCTCTTGGACTCGACCTAAAAGGGTCTGGTTTATATCCAGTGGCCAGTACCACTAGACACGTTGGATACGCGACACGTGTCCTCTGGACTCGACCTAAAAGGGTCTGGTTTATATCCAGTGATCAGTACCACTAGACACATTGGATACGCGACACGTGTCCAAGAGGACACGTGTCGCGTATCCAACGCGTCCAATGGCCACTGGCCACTGGACAGAAGCTGAGTCTGACCTAAAAACAAATTGTTAGCCATAGGATGCCCAAAAAAGAGTATTGGCATATATGTTTGAGATTCTCCAAAGCACAACATAAGTAGGGCCTTTAAGAGTTTCAATGCAAGTTTTGGCATCACTCTCAACCACTACATTCTCAAAACCAAGTTCAACTACTAAATGAATCGTCAAATTTATGGCCTCAGCCTCTGCTTGGAGAAGGAGAAAATCAAAACCCCTCTCCAATCTCTAGCCACAATAGCAATAAAAGAATGGTCTAGCCCCACTGCTACATCACAATTTATCTTTACAGCTCTTTGCTCTAGCCTATTTCAGAAAGAAACAATTGGTCTAGGAGGTACTAGGGAGACATTAGTGAGAACAAAAAAGgtgttcattaaattttttcaggattatttgaagatttttgtctgagaaaaaaaatcttcaaatttgCTACTCTAAACAGTGATCGGTTTTAGAGTAGCAAATTTGATATAAAGTTTGTTCAAGTATTCAAAATCACAGTGTGTACAAGCAGTACAACAAGACATTTGGGAGTATAAAGCTTGGGAGTCCACAGCCTAGTGAAGTTCATTGCAGTATCAATATGCCCCAATAAACTTTGTTATCCAAGTATCAGTAAGAAAATACTTTACGTATTGATGGATACAGTACAGGACGAAATTGACAATCTTCATTGGTAGGAAATACTTGGCCATTTTGATCCAAAAGAGAGCGCAATTTGTAAATTTGGATCAATCTCCCTGAAACAGTCGAGCCCAAGTAAGCTTGGGCCAACAATGGGCTTTTACTTACATTGTAATTTTAGACTTGGGCCTAtcccttccaaaaaaaaaaaatgagaaattaagCTAGCGATTACTGAGCGAGCTAAGCTAGCGACTTCTCGTGAACTCAAAGAAGTGTGGAGCTTGATAATGGCGAGCTTGGTGAGCTTCTCGTCTCCTTCTTCGTTCGTGTCTCGCTCTCGTTACGATTATTTCTCGCAAAGCCAAGGCAGAATTGATTTTCTCAAGAATGGTTGGTGTCACGGTCCGAGTCCGAGTCCGAGACCACTGTTCGTTTCCGTGAATTGCTTATCTCCGGGACCGGGTCAAGATTCTGAATCTGAACCGGAAACGACGGCGTCTGTGATTGCTACCAATTGGACTGACAAATTGTGTGCGGGGCTCGGAGGGTTAGGGTTTGTAGAGACGACGTACTTGACGTACCTCAAGCTCACCAATTCCGATGCCTTTTGCCCTATCGGAGGTGGCAGTTGCGGCGACATTCTCAACAGTGAATACGCCGTCGTTTTTGGTATTCATTCTAAACCGTTTCAGTTAATTATTAGTGTGCAATAAaatactttgtttttttatttctaaattaaGAAGTACTTTGTAATAGAAATTTGTTAAACATGagcttctttattattattataatttaaagcAAGTTTTAATGCTTTCTTGCCAATAGGGAAAGGAATTTAGTGTAATTGATTATAGCATATTGACTTTGTTTACCTTTTTCTGTTCTCTGATCATTACTCTAGAGCTTGTGAATTATCTCTATTTAGAGCTGAATTGAGCTgagtatttaattttattttgaacacgAGCCAAGCTCGTCTTCATCGCTAAACtagattatatatattcaagctTGGTTCATTTTATTGTCGTACAAGCTTGAGTTTGTTCACGAGCTAGTTAATTAACTCATTCCTTTCCCATGTAATAGTGAACAACAGgacttaaaaaatttatcttttcaCAAATTTATGCTAACAATTAATAAccaaattataatatttgagttaataagatagaattgatttcttttatgaacttataaaaattagattcatcATTCTTGTACACAAGCTTACACCATCTAATCTCAGGTCTATTGAAGTACCTTTTATACATGTATAAAAATTAACTTATAATGTTATATGTATTAAAATCGTTCCTTATATTTATGAGCTTGTTCATGAAAGCTTGGCTTGTTTGCTAGATATACTAAAACATAAACAAGTTTTTCTACAAGTTGCGTTTGAGCTGTTTATGAACAGATCAATTCATTTATAGAACTATCTCGATTATTAAATATATTCTAgttctttgcttcttctttttctgtttttcctttttttcttgtgtgtgtgtgtgtgtgtacttCCAGTCATAGCAATTTCATTTTGTACAATGCAGAAATGTTTTATTTGACTGGAATATTGCTATACGAAATACATTGCAGGTTATGTGTTTGACAGAGGgtttcaatttcaatgcttttgCATTTGCCAGGTGTTCCTCTTCCACTTATAGGGATGGTTGCATACGGGTTAGTTGCATCACTGGGTCTACAGTTGAGTAGAAAGAACTTGCCCTTTGGAATGGATGAACCTACGGGTCGTTTGATTATACTTGGAAGTACTACCTCCATGGCGGCTGCCAGTGCATATTTTTTGTACATTCTTGGAACAAAATTTTCAGGAGCATCATGCTCATACTGTCTAATGTCAGCTTTGTTGTCGTTCAGCTTATTTTTCATCAGTTTAAGGGTgagctttttgttttcttttctatccCTCGGTTGCTGAAATTGCTGTAATTGGTTCTTAAGTATAATAAGATGTTTCTGGGGGTTGTTTTGTAGGATTTTGGGTTGGAAGAGATACAAAAAGTGGTTGGTTTACAGCTATGTATAGCTAGCTTGGTATTTGTTACCCTAAACACGTCATACAGTACTTCTCAACCTATTTCTTCAAGGTAATGGTTTCTATTTACAGATTATTACCGCATCTTTGTTTCTTACATGAGCATGTTCTGTTggcttcattttcttttctgtttccgtcttttctttttccttttttctcttaaTAAAACACCATTGCAACCAAGTGCTATTGGAGctataatggagtttttttttttgtacttatttGGAAATGCTATGTGAAGATTTAGCGAAGTGGCAGCTTCTATTTGTTTATCTCCTCTTTTTTCCCTTGTCGCTGCACGAGATGTCAAGAAGCCTAGTTTTGATTTAAGACACATGGCAAGTACATTCACTTAGATAGACTTCTATTTCCAAAATGGAaagatcccccccccccctcctcctTCCTTTAATTTCAACAGAGATTGCGCTGCAAAAATCGTGTTCTATTACTATACTAATTACAATCAAAGCTTTTCTTCGGTACAGATATAGAAGTTCTATTTTTGTTGtcgaaaatttaaaaatttcctCATTCTGTCCTTCCATCCACCTCCGTTGAGTTTTTTTGTCAGTGTCTCtaatgaaattcatattttagggacaaaaatagAACCTCAGCCTAGATTATatttcaagggaaaaaaaaacagtttcCTAAAATTTCGTCAAGGTTCTATTTTTGCCCTTTTATCTGACATGCTGGCAAAAATCTTAAGGAGAgtaaatagaaggaaaaaatgtaaaacatttttaattttcaaggatggaaacaattttttttatatatatatatttaaaggaTAAAAAGAGAACTTGGCCTGTATTTGAAGGatgaaaagaatattttaacCTTTATTTTATGAGGCACATGTGTAATTCTAGTTAAagcaatgattttatttttttaaaggtctCATCATTGGAAATCTAGAGtgaatacttttttttggtaattgataTTTGATAAGATACATGGGCAACTGGTGGATCTTGAACCTATGGCCTCAATCTCCACATTGATCTTACAAGAAATCTAACTCACTTGGTTAGATAATTGACTATTATCAATTTCAATGAATTAATATGCTTTgtccatcttttctttttcttttctcttttttttttccacaaggAATTACGTATCttaatcttttttctcttttcctgtTTCATGTCTATCTCAACAGCTTGGCTGAAATTGACCTCCCATACTTTACAACAGAGATCACAACAACTTCAAGTCCTTTTGCTGTTTCTCTTGCAAAGCATCTGAACTCCATAGGAGCTAAAATGTATGGGGCTTTCTGGTGTTCACATTGTTTAGAACAAAAACAGGTACATTTACCTTTacaggttttttattttttattcttggaGGCA contains:
- the LOC115993553 gene encoding thiol-disulfide oxidoreductase LTO1, with translation MASLVSFSSPSSFVSRSRYDYFSQSQGRIDFLKNGWCHGPSPSPRPLFVSVNCLSPGPGQDSESEPETTASVIATNWTDKLCAGLGGLGFVETTYLTYLKLTNSDAFCPIGGGSCGDILNSEYAVVFGVPLPLIGMVAYGLVASLGLQLSRKNLPFGMDEPTGRLIILGSTTSMAAASAYFLYILGTKFSGASCSYCLMSALLSFSLFFISLRDFGLEEIQKVVGLQLCIASLVFVTLNTSYSTSQPISSSLAEIDLPYFTTEITTTSSPFAVSLAKHLNSIGAKMYGAFWCSHCLEQKQMFGLEAAKLLDYVECFPDGYRKGTKMAKACTDAKIEGFPMWVINGQVLSGEQELSELARVSEFKYN